In Brachyspira aalborgi, the sequence TTATATATATATATATATCCTGTTTTTTTATCTTCATAATTTTCAAATTCATAAAATAAATTAGATATGGTTTTATTTAATAAATAAGGCAATTTTTGAGGACAATTTTTATTATAATAATTAATATTATTGTCAATAAATTTTATAGCAGAAATTATAAAACTTATATCTTTTCCCCTGCTATCAATTATAGAGCCTTCTCTTTGTCTATAATAATATATAGCTTTATTATTATAAGATGTTTTAGGATTATGACAAAATAGTTTATAAAATATATCAATATCTTCTCCTCTGTCCTTCAAATTAAAAAATAAATCATTTTTAATAATAAAATCTTTTTTCCATAATTTATTCCAAGACATATAATTAATAAATTCATAAGTATCATATTTAAGATTTTCAATTTGCAAATTAGAAATTCCTTCTTGCCAATTTACATTATTTTTCAAATTATAAACTTTATTATCTTTATAAGGAATTATTTTATCCTCGTTTATAGACATTATATTTGAAGTGCTTACAATATCTGCATCGTATTTTTTTGCCGTTTCATAAAAATATTTTATAAAATTGATATCTATATAATCATCGGAATCGACAAACGATATATAATTGCCTTTTGAATTACGAATTCCAACATTTCTTGTCTCCCCAAGCCCTTTATTAACTTCGTTTTTAATTATTTTTATTCTTGAATCTTTTTTAGAGTAATCTTGTAAAATCTTTAGTGAGGAATCTTTGCTCTTATCGTCTATACATATCACTTCGATATCTTTAAAAGTTTGATTGACTAAACTATCTAAACATATTGGCAAATATTTTTCCGTATTGTAAACAGGAACTATAATAGATATTAATGGCATTTTATCTCCTTGTTATTTATCTTTATTTGGTAATAAATGTTTGGTTATTATTTTTAATAATATAAAAGGAGGCATTACTAGCTAATAATACTCCGTCTAAAGCGAATAGCATTTTTTGTAATTTAGTCATAGACATGGGTATTTCTTTTTCGTATGCTTTATTTAATAAGTATTTAGCCATTAATATAGAGTTATCCTTTTATGCATAATTTATCGCCTTTATTTAAATATTTAATTTTATTTTAATATAATTTTTTATATATATCAACTGCATAAAAACCATATAATTTAATTATTGGGTTATTTC encodes:
- a CDS encoding glycosyltransferase family 2 protein — encoded protein: MPLISIIVPVYNTEKYLPICLDSLVNQTFKDIEVICIDDKSKDSSLKILQDYSKKDSRIKIIKNEVNKGLGETRNVGIRNSKGNYISFVDSDDYIDINFIKYFYETAKKYDADIVSTSNIMSINEDKIIPYKDNKVYNLKNNVNWQEGISNLQIENLKYDTYEFINYMSWNKLWKKDFIIKNDLFFNLKDRGEDIDIFYKLFCHNPKTSYNNKAIYYYRQREGSIIDSRGKDISFIISAIKFIDNNINYYNKNCPQKLPYLLNKTISNLFYEFENYEDKKTGYIYIYNYFKNLDLSEKDFLTYKDYIKFLTLKNINIYENYLIFEYNNKLYGNLEKKYHNLVNQLVYFIPFRKLRDKLRQKLLDN